A single Thermoanaerobacterium sp. RBIITD DNA region contains:
- the murA gene encoding UDP-N-acetylglucosamine 1-carboxyvinyltransferase, with product MKYRINGGNKLNGEIRIGGAKNSVLPILAATLLNKGTSVLHDCPKLKDVFSMIEILKHLGCAVEFSGSDIIVDSSGVIDYHIPDKLMRTMRSSIFLMGALVSRNNIAQISFPGGCDIGHRPIDLHLKSLRKLGINIKESFGYIHCKCTKIKGCEIHLDIPSVGATENIMLAVSMADGTTIIGNAAKEPEIEDLQNFLNSMGAQITGAGTNTIIIKGVKELHDTEYTIIPDRIVAGTYLIASAITKGDVVLTNVVKKHIESLISKMSESGFKIVTGNDFIRIEPCVRPRAVDMIITLPYPGFPTDLQAQMVSLLSTADGTSIVTETIFDNRFKYTEELVRMGADIKVDGRIAVIKGVENLTGTSVVARDLRGGAALVLAGLGAIGTTIVEDIEHIDRGYDKFDENLKNLGADIERIM from the coding sequence ATGAAATATAGAATTAATGGAGGAAATAAGTTAAATGGAGAAATACGGATAGGCGGTGCTAAAAATTCTGTATTGCCAATACTTGCAGCTACATTATTAAACAAAGGAACAAGTGTTTTACATGATTGCCCAAAATTAAAGGATGTATTTTCTATGATTGAAATCTTAAAGCACTTAGGCTGTGCTGTAGAGTTTAGTGGTTCTGACATAATTGTTGATTCTAGTGGTGTTATAGATTACCACATACCTGATAAGCTTATGAGGACAATGAGATCATCGATATTTTTAATGGGTGCGCTTGTATCTAGGAACAATATAGCGCAGATAAGCTTTCCAGGTGGATGTGATATAGGGCATAGACCAATAGATTTACACCTTAAAAGTCTTAGAAAACTTGGCATAAATATAAAAGAGTCGTTTGGCTATATACACTGTAAATGTACTAAAATAAAAGGATGTGAAATACACCTTGATATTCCAAGCGTTGGAGCAACAGAAAATATCATGCTAGCAGTATCTATGGCAGATGGAACAACTATTATAGGTAATGCTGCAAAAGAACCGGAAATAGAGGACCTTCAAAATTTTTTAAATTCAATGGGTGCTCAAATAACAGGTGCCGGTACAAATACAATAATAATAAAAGGTGTTAAAGAACTTCATGATACAGAATATACAATAATACCAGATAGGATTGTTGCTGGAACATATCTCATAGCATCAGCAATTACAAAAGGAGATGTGGTTCTCACAAATGTTGTAAAAAAACATATTGAATCACTTATTTCAAAGATGAGTGAAAGTGGATTTAAAATAGTTACTGGAAATGATTTTATTAGAATAGAACCATGCGTAAGGCCAAGGGCAGTTGATATGATAATAACTTTACCATATCCAGGCTTCCCGACAGATTTACAAGCTCAGATGGTATCGCTTCTTTCTACAGCTGATGGTACCTCAATAGTAACAGAGACCATATTTGATAATAGATTTAAGTATACTGAGGAACTTGTTCGTATGGGAGCGGATATAAAAGTAGATGGACGCATTGCGGTTATAAAAGGTGTAGAAAATTTGACAGGTACATCGGTTGTAGCAAGAGACTTAAGAGGAGGTGCTGCACTAGTTTTGGCGGGTCTTGGTGCAATTGGAACTACAATAGTTGAGGATATTGAACATATTGATAGGGGATATGATAAATTTGATGAGAACCTAAAAAATCTTGGGGCAGATATCGAAAGAATTATGTAA
- a CDS encoding small basic family protein has product MVLIIFLSLLLGLAVGFFLPINLPPTYTSYLSVAILAALDSVFGGIRAGLEHKFNNAIFISGFFGNAILAAVLAYIGDVLGVPIYLAAIFAFGGRLFTNFAYIRRYILDNLTKKQ; this is encoded by the coding sequence ATGGTTTTGATAATATTTTTAAGCTTACTTTTAGGATTAGCGGTTGGCTTCTTTTTACCAATCAATTTGCCTCCTACTTATACTTCTTATTTATCAGTTGCCATCTTAGCTGCACTAGATTCTGTCTTTGGCGGAATACGTGCCGGCCTTGAACATAAATTTAATAATGCTATATTTATTTCAGGATTTTTTGGAAATGCGATACTTGCAGCTGTCCTTGCATATATTGGTGACGTACTTGGTGTTCCTATTTATTTAGCGGCAATATTTGCATTTGGTGGTAGGCTTTTTACCAATTTTGCTTATATTAGGAGATATATTTTAGATAATTTAACAAAAAAGCAATAA
- a CDS encoding FtsQ-type POTRA domain-containing protein: MPEEKTVNMKKRFGVAIFIILLLSFILYLILFQLPIFKLENIDVVGNKYLTSSDIVSLSGLTKGISIFKVNKSNVVNLIKKNPYIKEVNVSVVYPSKVVVKIDERKIVAQIYNNNKYIFVDTEGVAVDTGGYNKNLPIINGLNLTKYEIGKKINEIYENNDMAKLLMLIYNKNMYKSIVVNKENIILETKTGINIVLDNVDNLDYSLKFSELILKDLEKKGYYSGKVQIERNGNPIYTP; the protein is encoded by the coding sequence ATGCCTGAAGAAAAAACGGTTAATATGAAAAAGAGATTTGGAGTAGCAATTTTTATAATATTACTGTTATCATTTATATTATATTTAATATTATTTCAGTTGCCTATATTTAAATTAGAAAATATAGATGTTGTTGGTAATAAATATCTGACATCTAGTGATATCGTCAGTTTGTCAGGTCTTACTAAAGGTATTAGTATATTTAAAGTAAATAAGTCTAATGTAGTAAATCTTATAAAAAAGAATCCATATATAAAGGAAGTAAATGTTAGCGTTGTGTATCCTTCTAAAGTTGTAGTTAAAATCGATGAGAGGAAAATTGTGGCACAGATATATAACAATAATAAATATATATTTGTCGATACTGAAGGTGTAGCAGTGGATACAGGAGGGTACAATAAAAATCTGCCTATTATAAATGGTTTAAATTTAACAAAATATGAGATAGGTAAAAAAATCAATGAAATATATGAAAATAATGACATGGCAAAACTTTTAATGTTAATATATAATAAAAATATGTATAAAAGTATTGTTGTAAATAAGGAAAATATAATACTAGAAACCAAAACTGGAATTAACATTGTATTAGATAATGTTGATAACCTTGATTATTCTCTTAAGTTCTCAGAACTTATATTAAAAGATTTAGAAAAGAAAGGATATTATAGTGGTAAAGTACAAATTGAAAGAAATGGCAATCCGATTTATACACCATAG
- a CDS encoding DUF881 domain-containing protein, translated as MKNNVIISIAFVCLVLGIMFSTQFRTVKNGGNVNIQRAEELTNKLNEVQKERDGLKKQINELESKVSKYEESASKTSAVTKSLKDELDKYKELAGLSDVEGPGVIVTINDSDKQLQPGQDQNAFLVHDEDLLKVVNELRAAGAEAISLNDQRLISTSEIRCVGPTVNVNSVRYAAPYVIRAIGNPETLDAALKLKGGVVDTLSNWGIQISIKRSDKVLVKKYDGVISFKYAKPYTEGGNK; from the coding sequence GTGAAAAATAATGTAATTATATCTATAGCTTTTGTATGTTTGGTGCTTGGAATAATGTTTTCTACTCAATTTAGAACTGTAAAAAATGGTGGGAATGTGAATATTCAAAGAGCTGAAGAACTCACGAATAAATTAAATGAAGTCCAAAAAGAAAGAGACGGATTAAAAAAACAAATCAACGAACTTGAGTCAAAGGTTTCAAAATATGAAGAATCGGCATCTAAAACTAGTGCTGTTACAAAGTCACTAAAGGATGAACTTGATAAATATAAAGAATTAGCAGGCCTTTCAGATGTTGAAGGTCCCGGCGTAATAGTAACAATAAATGATAGTGATAAACAGCTTCAGCCGGGTCAGGATCAGAATGCTTTTCTTGTCCATGATGAAGACCTATTAAAAGTCGTGAATGAATTAAGAGCAGCTGGTGCTGAGGCGATATCTTTAAACGATCAAAGACTTATATCTACGTCGGAAATTAGGTGCGTTGGCCCAACAGTTAACGTCAATTCTGTTAGATATGCAGCACCATATGTTATTAGGGCTATTGGTAACCCCGAAACGCTTGATGCAGCTTTAAAACTCAAAGGCGGTGTAGTTGATACATTGTCAAATTGGGGTATACAAATAAGTATCAAAAGGTCTGATAAAGTGCTTGTTAAAAAATACGATGGCGTTATATCATTTAAATATGCTAAGCCTTATACTGAGGGAGGAAATAAATAA